Proteins encoded within one genomic window of Dyadobacter chenhuakuii:
- a CDS encoding PQQ-dependent sugar dehydrogenase gives MKTNCLIIACTCLALTLGGCSTKVSDEEKEAAAKSGPDSVETVTDSLTLPAPFTTESVENRPEEAGWPEGKMPTAPAGFTVSKYADKLKNPRWTYVAPNGDVLVAESNTKKSADRITLLRDVNKDGKPEIKEIFMENLKQPLGMLVLKNYFYVANTNGVFRYPYKGGETKITSKGEKILDLPAGGYNNHWTRNLLANADGSKIYISVGSASNVADHGMDEEKRRANILEINPDGSGERIYASGLRNPVGMDWAPGSNVLWTAVNERDKLGDELVPDYVTSVKEGGFYGWPYAYFGKNEDPRRKGERSDLVAKTLVPDVPLGSHTASLGLAFYDKTQFPAKYQNGAFIGQHGSWNSSKLTGYKVVFIPFKNGKPAGKPEDFLTGFIESEKKVYGRPVGVTVMEDGSMLVNDDSAGTIWRVSAK, from the coding sequence ATGAAGACAAATTGCCTCATAATTGCCTGCACATGCCTGGCCCTAACGCTGGGCGGGTGCAGCACCAAAGTAAGCGATGAAGAAAAAGAAGCTGCCGCAAAAAGTGGCCCTGATTCAGTTGAAACAGTTACCGACAGCCTTACATTACCTGCACCATTTACCACCGAGTCGGTTGAAAACAGACCCGAGGAGGCTGGCTGGCCCGAAGGAAAAATGCCAACTGCGCCAGCGGGTTTCACGGTCAGCAAATATGCAGATAAGCTAAAAAATCCACGCTGGACTTACGTTGCACCGAATGGAGACGTTTTAGTTGCGGAATCCAATACGAAAAAGAGCGCGGACAGGATCACCCTTTTGCGTGATGTCAACAAAGATGGTAAGCCTGAAATCAAGGAAATTTTCATGGAAAACCTGAAACAGCCATTGGGAATGCTGGTGCTTAAAAACTACTTCTATGTGGCCAATACCAACGGCGTTTTCAGATATCCTTACAAAGGCGGGGAAACCAAAATAACGAGTAAAGGCGAAAAGATCCTTGATTTGCCGGCTGGCGGTTATAATAATCACTGGACGAGGAACTTGCTGGCAAATGCGGACGGATCTAAAATCTATATTTCGGTAGGATCGGCGAGTAATGTGGCGGATCATGGCATGGATGAGGAGAAGCGCAGGGCCAATATTTTGGAAATAAATCCGGACGGATCGGGGGAACGAATTTACGCTAGCGGCTTGCGCAACCCGGTTGGGATGGATTGGGCGCCTGGTTCTAATGTACTCTGGACGGCTGTAAATGAGCGGGATAAGCTCGGTGATGAGTTGGTTCCCGATTATGTTACAAGTGTAAAGGAAGGCGGTTTTTATGGCTGGCCGTATGCGTATTTTGGAAAAAATGAGGATCCAAGAAGAAAGGGTGAACGCTCCGATCTTGTAGCCAAAACCCTTGTGCCCGATGTGCCGTTAGGATCACACACAGCCTCACTAGGACTCGCATTCTATGACAAAACACAGTTTCCAGCCAAATACCAGAACGGTGCATTCATAGGCCAGCACGGCTCATGGAACAGCTCGAAACTAACGGGTTACAAAGTTGTATTTATCCCATTCAAAAACGGCAAACCAGCTGGAAAGCCAGAGGATTTTCTAACTGGATTTATAGAAAGTGAAAAGAAAGTGTACGGCCGCCCGGTGGGAGTGACCGTTATGGAAGATGGTTCGATGCTGGTCAATGATGACTCGGCTGGGACAATCTGGCGTGTGAGCGCTAAGTAA
- a CDS encoding TetR/AcrR family transcriptional regulator, which translates to MNKAEKTRQFIIEKTAPIFNVKGYSGTSINDMIEATGLTKGSIYGNFRNKDEVALAAFDFNLKKMFTAVQAEMDAQKSVKEKLLVYVRIYENFLTYPFPEGGCPILNTSIEADDTHPPLRQKAADAIYSWKNKIEALIKKGIVDNELSANLEPEEVAITLIALVEGGIMISKVTGKLQYRTAIMKAVKKMIEDL; encoded by the coding sequence ATGAATAAGGCAGAAAAAACCAGGCAATTTATCATTGAAAAAACGGCACCGATTTTCAATGTAAAGGGCTATTCGGGAACTTCAATTAATGATATGATTGAAGCAACAGGCCTTACAAAAGGAAGCATTTATGGGAACTTCCGTAACAAGGACGAAGTGGCCCTGGCGGCTTTTGATTTTAACCTGAAAAAAATGTTCACCGCCGTCCAGGCCGAAATGGATGCGCAGAAATCGGTGAAGGAAAAGTTGCTGGTGTATGTGCGCATTTATGAAAACTTCCTGACTTACCCGTTTCCCGAAGGCGGCTGTCCCATCCTCAACACTTCTATCGAAGCCGACGACACACATCCCCCGCTGCGCCAAAAAGCGGCTGACGCCATTTATTCATGGAAAAATAAAATTGAAGCCTTGATTAAAAAAGGGATCGTAGATAATGAGCTGAGTGCCAATCTGGAACCGGAAGAAGTGGCTATCACATTGATCGCGTTGGTCGAAGGAGGGATTATGATCAGTAAAGTTACGGGTAAGCTGCAATACAGGACGGCGATAATGAAAGCAGTAAAAAAGATGATTGAAGATTTGTAA
- a CDS encoding SDR family oxidoreductase, with the protein MKTTGNTILITGGSAGIGFEIAKIFSEKGNNVIITGRNEARLNSAVAKLKNTTAIVSDVADKQDVDKLVTTLKSDFPDLNVVINNAGTASYYLLNNVDNAYERAEEEILTNYLSIIGINQKLSPLLITQAESAIVNVSSIAAFVPNHVIPTYAASKAALHSYTQSLRLTLAKTTSTKVFELMPPLVNTDFSTEIGGENGIAPREVAEALVHAFETDTYEIRVGRTAELFGLFLQSPEQALLAMNPGSAA; encoded by the coding sequence ATGAAAACGACGGGAAATACAATTTTGATCACGGGAGGAAGCGCTGGAATCGGATTTGAGATAGCGAAGATTTTTTCGGAAAAGGGAAACAATGTGATCATCACGGGCAGAAACGAAGCGCGGCTCAACAGCGCCGTGGCAAAACTGAAAAACACAACGGCCATTGTGAGTGACGTTGCTGATAAGCAGGATGTAGACAAGCTGGTAACAACATTAAAAAGCGATTTTCCAGACCTGAACGTTGTGATTAATAATGCCGGCACAGCATCTTACTATCTCCTTAATAATGTGGATAATGCTTATGAACGTGCCGAGGAAGAGATTTTGACCAATTATTTATCAATTATTGGCATCAATCAGAAATTGTCGCCATTGTTAATCACCCAGGCAGAATCCGCAATCGTAAATGTTTCCAGCATCGCGGCTTTTGTGCCTAATCACGTGATCCCGACTTATGCCGCGAGCAAAGCAGCATTGCATTCCTACACGCAATCACTGCGGTTGACATTAGCAAAAACAACTTCCACAAAGGTTTTTGAACTGATGCCGCCCTTGGTTAACACAGATTTTTCAACCGAAATCGGTGGAGAAAACGGCATTGCGCCACGCGAAGTAGCCGAGGCTTTGGTTCATGCATTTGAGACAGATACATACGAAATCCGGGTTGGGAGGACTGCCGAGCTATTTGGATTATTCCTGCAATCGCCCGAACAGGCGCTGCTGGCAATGAACCCGGGAAGTGCAGCCTGA
- a CDS encoding DUF2798 domain-containing protein, with amino-acid sequence MKQKIAFAMIMGVITTGIISFSLVSINIGFVANFLVIWLKSWIMAYMLVIPVILIVGPRVQKMVEALFKDAVTQEFDK; translated from the coding sequence ATGAAGCAGAAAATTGCGTTTGCCATGATTATGGGAGTGATTACTACGGGTATAATTTCCTTCAGTTTGGTTTCTATAAATATTGGATTTGTTGCCAATTTTTTGGTGATTTGGCTGAAATCCTGGATCATGGCCTATATGCTGGTCATCCCGGTGATACTAATAGTTGGTCCAAGAGTGCAAAAAATGGTGGAAGCCTTATTCAAAGATGCAGTGACTCAGGAGTTTGACAAATAA
- the fabF gene encoding beta-ketoacyl-ACP synthase II produces MRRVVVTGLGVISPLGNSVDEFWENIVNGKSGAATITKMDVSKFKTQFGCEVRNFVAEDYIDKKELKKYDLHTQYAIAASDTAIKDAGLDFSTVELEDRYDMGVIWATGNGGMGTFEDQLLEFHASNGVPRFSPFFIPKMIVDIAAGVISIRHKLHGPNYCTVSACASSNTAVISAFDTIKMGKAKLMIAGGSEAAIIYSALGGFGAAQALSKRNDAPEKASRPFDKDRDGFVMGEGAAALVLEDLDYAVARGATIYAEIVGGGMAADAYHLTGTPPDGMGAALGMRKALKEAEITPDKIDYVNAHATSTGLGDMSELNGIKTVFGDHPVAISATKSMTGHLLGAAGAIESIVSILAVKHDIIPGTINTETLDEATPEGLNIILGESVKQTVNYAVNNTFGFGGHTATSIFKKYTE; encoded by the coding sequence ATGAGAAGAGTAGTTGTTACTGGTTTGGGAGTTATTTCTCCCCTCGGAAATTCGGTAGATGAATTTTGGGAAAATATTGTGAATGGTAAAAGCGGTGCTGCTACCATTACGAAAATGGATGTTTCTAAGTTTAAGACGCAATTCGGCTGCGAAGTCCGCAATTTCGTTGCTGAGGATTATATCGATAAAAAAGAGCTGAAAAAATACGATCTGCACACGCAGTATGCCATTGCTGCATCGGATACGGCCATCAAGGACGCCGGGCTGGATTTCAGCACGGTTGAGTTGGAAGACCGCTACGATATGGGCGTGATCTGGGCCACAGGAAACGGTGGAATGGGCACTTTTGAAGACCAGCTGCTGGAATTCCATGCATCGAATGGTGTGCCGCGTTTCAGTCCTTTCTTTATCCCAAAAATGATCGTGGACATTGCAGCAGGCGTTATTTCTATCCGCCATAAGCTGCACGGTCCCAATTATTGTACAGTTTCTGCTTGTGCATCGTCCAATACGGCGGTGATCAGCGCATTTGACACCATTAAAATGGGCAAAGCGAAGCTGATGATAGCAGGAGGCTCGGAAGCAGCGATCATTTACTCTGCATTGGGTGGATTCGGTGCGGCGCAGGCGTTGTCCAAACGCAATGATGCACCTGAAAAAGCATCCCGTCCGTTCGATAAGGACCGTGATGGTTTCGTAATGGGTGAAGGAGCGGCCGCTTTGGTTCTGGAAGACCTGGACTATGCAGTGGCCCGCGGAGCAACCATTTATGCTGAAATTGTCGGAGGCGGAATGGCGGCGGACGCTTACCATTTAACGGGCACGCCACCAGATGGAATGGGCGCAGCGCTGGGAATGAGAAAAGCTTTAAAAGAGGCCGAGATCACTCCCGACAAGATTGATTACGTAAATGCGCATGCGACATCCACGGGGCTGGGCGATATGAGCGAGCTGAATGGCATCAAAACCGTTTTTGGGGATCACCCGGTGGCAATCAGCGCTACAAAGTCGATGACCGGACACTTGTTGGGAGCTGCCGGAGCCATTGAAAGCATTGTGTCTATCCTGGCTGTGAAGCACGACATTATCCCCGGAACGATCAATACGGAGACGCTTGATGAGGCTACGCCGGAAGGGCTGAACATTATACTTGGCGAATCTGTGAAGCAAACCGTGAATTATGCGGTGAACAACACATTTGGCTTCGGCGGCCACACGGCAACTTCTATATTCAAAAAATACACGGAGTAA